In Neokomagataea tanensis, one genomic interval encodes:
- a CDS encoding flavin reductase family protein translates to MSNTATQPDIQLFREAMARLASAVTIITTDGENGRYGFTASAVSSVTDTPPTLLVCINRQAKTHPKLVEHGKFAVNLLSEGHEDLSNRFASSAVPMDERFEAGTWHRGEYNQPILDEALVSLECEISDMKDIGTHTVVFGKILSIKIHSENTKSLIWASRRYLSV, encoded by the coding sequence ATGAGCAACACCGCTACACAGCCCGATATTCAACTGTTCCGTGAAGCTATGGCCCGGCTAGCCAGCGCTGTAACCATTATTACAACAGATGGGGAAAACGGCAGATATGGCTTTACGGCTTCAGCTGTCTCTAGCGTGACAGATACACCTCCGACCCTTCTGGTGTGTATTAATCGACAAGCTAAAACGCACCCCAAATTAGTTGAGCACGGAAAATTCGCCGTCAATCTTCTTTCTGAAGGTCATGAAGATCTCTCAAACCGTTTTGCATCCAGCGCTGTTCCAATGGACGAACGTTTTGAAGCAGGCACTTGGCATCGCGGAGAGTATAATCAGCCTATTTTAGATGAAGCACTGGTATCTTTAGAGTGTGAAATATCAGACATGAAAGATATCGGCACACATACGGTAGTATTCGGAAAAATACTATCGATCAAAATACACAGTGAAAATACAAAATCTCTTATTTGGGCAAGCAGAAGATACTTATCTGTATAG
- a CDS encoding DMT family transporter has protein sequence MSNSISPAKSLNAPYAFLVLATCFWASNYVLGRAIPASLTPINLSFLRFTLAALLVAPFALPNLKKDFYAIRKSLPILVLLSLLGIAGSNTLAYFAVRQTTATSALLIQSAMPISILGFGFILFGEKPSLRQLIAMGFAAAGVLCVILGKPGAAGSSLNMGTILAGLAMLSQSAYAALLRCKPPLHPSSFLFVTFACASLLLLPLEALTTTHLPSLNTTSLYAIFYLAIGPSLLAFLLFNYSVQQVGSSKASIFFYLMPVFGTIFASFFLHEHIEAIELAGFLLVGLGFALSRSKKQ, from the coding sequence ATGAGCAACAGCATATCGCCCGCTAAATCGCTTAACGCACCTTACGCTTTTCTTGTATTAGCGACATGTTTTTGGGCCAGTAATTACGTTCTGGGGCGCGCTATCCCTGCTTCCCTGACGCCCATTAACCTATCTTTTCTCCGCTTTACCCTCGCGGCATTGCTAGTTGCCCCTTTTGCGCTGCCGAACCTGAAAAAAGACTTCTATGCCATCCGCAAAAGCCTACCGATACTTGTGTTGCTCTCTCTACTGGGGATTGCTGGCAGCAACACATTAGCTTATTTCGCCGTACGCCAGACAACAGCAACCTCAGCCCTTCTTATTCAATCTGCAATGCCCATAAGCATTTTAGGATTTGGTTTTATTCTGTTCGGGGAAAAACCTTCCCTGCGCCAGCTCATTGCTATGGGTTTCGCTGCGGCGGGTGTTTTATGTGTAATTCTTGGCAAGCCCGGCGCAGCTGGCAGCAGCTTGAACATGGGTACGATTTTAGCCGGGCTGGCCATGCTGTCACAATCAGCCTATGCAGCCTTACTGAGATGCAAACCACCATTACACCCGAGTAGTTTTCTTTTCGTTACTTTCGCCTGCGCTAGCTTGCTCTTATTGCCTCTCGAAGCGTTAACAACCACGCATTTACCAAGCCTCAATACAACAAGCCTGTATGCCATATTTTATTTGGCCATTGGGCCTTCCTTGCTTGCTTTTTTGTTGTTCAATTACAGCGTTCAACAAGTTGGCTCCAGTAAAGCTAGCATATTCTTTTATTTGATGCCTGTTTTTGGGACTATCTTTGCCTCGTTTTTTTTGCACGAGCACATAGAAGCTATTGAGTTGGCGGGTTTTTTGCTCGTAGGCCTAGGCTTTGCTCTCTCGCGCTCAAAAAAACAGTAA
- a CDS encoding aromatic amino acid transaminase, which produces MPFSKLTSQPNDPLLQLITAFSEDPRPHKIDLGVGVFRDALGLTPVMRAIKAAEERLLASQKSKSYLGPEGDKGFVKAIAALLFGSSLPDRFIDGIQTPGGTGALRLAAELLVRSGVKRIFLASPTWANHNAIFRQVGLEIIAIPCFDIINQSFNLAGFIDTLATASSGDAVLLHGCCHNPLGIDPTPDEWGIIAQHIAKLNLLPLIDIAYQGLGSGWSEDAFGLQTVLAAAPFGILTYSCDKNFGLYRERTGAVYVTSPDQEQLDCILSNILCLARTNWSMPPDHGAALVRLILEDKELTHLWRTELEEMRRRTLSLREDLARLGQVGHINLAPLTQGKGMFATLPLSPNQVEWLRSQHAIYMAHSGRINIAGFRDGDVERFGTALKSLIAAGVA; this is translated from the coding sequence ATGCCTTTTTCAAAACTAACCTCACAACCCAATGACCCTCTTCTGCAATTAATAACTGCCTTTTCGGAAGATCCACGCCCCCACAAGATTGATCTTGGTGTGGGAGTTTTTCGAGATGCTTTAGGTCTTACGCCTGTAATGCGCGCCATTAAGGCGGCAGAGGAACGGTTGCTCGCATCTCAAAAAAGCAAATCTTATTTAGGCCCAGAAGGCGACAAAGGCTTTGTGAAGGCCATTGCAGCTTTATTGTTTGGCTCGTCTTTGCCGGACCGTTTTATTGACGGCATTCAAACCCCCGGCGGAACAGGTGCCCTTCGGCTAGCGGCTGAACTCCTCGTACGAAGCGGGGTAAAGCGCATTTTTCTAGCAAGTCCAACGTGGGCCAACCATAATGCTATTTTTCGTCAAGTGGGCCTGGAGATCATTGCTATCCCCTGCTTCGACATTATCAATCAGAGCTTTAATTTAGCCGGTTTCATAGACACACTGGCTACGGCGTCTTCAGGGGATGCTGTTTTGCTACATGGCTGCTGCCATAACCCACTTGGTATTGACCCCACACCTGATGAATGGGGTATCATTGCCCAACACATCGCAAAACTGAACCTTCTGCCTCTTATCGATATTGCATACCAAGGCCTTGGTAGCGGATGGAGCGAAGACGCCTTTGGACTGCAAACCGTTTTAGCGGCCGCTCCTTTTGGCATTTTAACGTATTCCTGCGACAAAAACTTTGGACTGTACCGCGAACGCACGGGCGCAGTTTACGTCACATCCCCCGATCAAGAGCAGCTTGACTGCATTCTGTCGAACATTCTCTGCTTAGCGCGCACGAACTGGTCCATGCCACCTGATCACGGCGCTGCACTCGTACGCTTGATCCTAGAGGACAAAGAACTGACGCATCTTTGGCGCACTGAACTCGAAGAGATGCGCCGTCGTACCCTCTCCCTCAGAGAAGATTTGGCGCGCTTGGGGCAGGTCGGCCATATTAATCTAGCCCCTCTCACTCAGGGTAAAGGCATGTTTGCAACCCTCCCCCTTTCCCCCAATCAAGTTGAGTGGCTGCGCTCGCAGCATGCAATTTATATGGCGCATTCCGGCCGTATAAACATTGCAGGGTTTCGTGATGGCGATGTTGAGCGCTTTGGCACGGCTCTTAAATCACTCATTGCTGCAGGCGTGGCATGA
- a CDS encoding Lrp/AsnC family transcriptional regulator, producing MLDRFDTLILDIWQQWGDIGPQGMSEKVNLSASQCSRRMQRLRSEGYVRNISAVLDVAKIKIGVRAYVLLTMHSHSADCLKRFRDAIMAMDEVQECQTLTGGYDVILKVSTCDLTTFNQFLNENLLSMPEVSTAHSSIVLDDIKSTTNLTLKYSE from the coding sequence ATGCTTGATCGGTTTGATACTTTAATTCTCGATATTTGGCAGCAATGGGGGGATATCGGCCCTCAAGGCATGAGTGAAAAAGTTAATCTGTCGGCCTCACAATGCTCAAGGCGTATGCAGCGACTGCGTTCTGAGGGGTATGTCCGGAACATTTCTGCCGTTTTGGATGTGGCAAAAATAAAAATCGGCGTACGCGCTTACGTCTTGCTTACAATGCATTCTCATAGTGCAGATTGTTTGAAGCGTTTTAGAGATGCAATTATGGCAATGGACGAGGTGCAAGAATGCCAAACTCTCACAGGTGGATATGATGTAATATTAAAAGTCTCAACGTGTGATTTGACGACTTTCAATCAATTTCTAAATGAGAATCTTCTATCAATGCCCGAAGTTTCTACTGCTCACTCAAGTATTGTTCTTGATGATATTAAAAGTACTACAAATTTAACTTTGAAATATTCTGAATAA
- the bfr gene encoding bacterioferritin: MPVKDQKVIDFLNAQLSNELTAINQYFLHSRTLRHWGVTHLAKKEYDESIEEMHHADWLIERILFLGGLPNVQRLNQILIGESVEEILKCDLQIEKKALEDLRDGIEYCESVRDYVSRDLMLKILVNEEEHEDFIDRQFDLIRQVGIERYIQKNSAPATEQE; this comes from the coding sequence ATGCCAGTTAAAGACCAAAAAGTTATCGACTTCCTAAACGCACAGCTTTCAAACGAGCTGACAGCTATCAACCAATACTTCTTGCATTCACGTACATTGCGCCACTGGGGCGTGACGCATCTGGCGAAAAAAGAATACGATGAATCAATCGAAGAAATGCACCACGCTGATTGGTTGATCGAACGCATCTTGTTTTTGGGCGGCCTGCCGAACGTTCAGCGTCTTAACCAGATTCTTATCGGTGAAAGCGTAGAAGAAATTCTCAAGTGCGACCTTCAGATCGAAAAGAAGGCACTTGAAGATCTACGTGATGGGATTGAGTATTGCGAGAGCGTGCGTGATTACGTGTCACGTGACCTCATGCTCAAAATTCTCGTCAATGAAGAAGAGCATGAAGACTTTATTGATCGTCAGTTCGATCTCATCCGTCAGGTTGGCATTGAGCGTTACATCCAAAAGAACTCAGCACCAGCAACAGAACAAGAGTAA
- a CDS encoding (2Fe-2S)-binding protein, which yields MIVCSCNALSHRDVEAAIQSGASRPAEIYTARKCRAQCGNCVPGMMCLLKEALQNRAMIQKNASTSFVEQRA from the coding sequence ATGATTGTCTGTTCATGCAACGCTCTATCTCACCGTGACGTCGAGGCAGCCATTCAATCCGGGGCCTCGCGACCAGCTGAGATTTATACTGCCCGTAAATGCCGTGCTCAGTGCGGCAACTGCGTGCCGGGCATGATGTGCCTTTTAAAAGAAGCGCTTCAAAACCGTGCAATGATACAGAAAAATGCCTCAACATCATTTGTTGAGCAGCGGGCATAA
- a CDS encoding DNA/RNA non-specific endonuclease has product MWRFLLLSGVLLCTVQVATADEQCAALFFKGQLPRDLQSGDWGQQAFLCNAEYAAMVSSRTKSPLWSAEDLTAENVEAARNTNRINDSREDPRLTRGMRATLQDYRDVGYDRGHMTPSGDEPGAEAQDQSFFLSNIVPQTAELNRGPWEGVESAVRGWAEQEGELFVVTGPGYDPDHLAATVGIHSIPVPDVIWKAVYDPAGPGAGVYICTNTHKPQCKITSVATLTQLVGIDPFPALSESLKNQVSSMPPIRESPHAVKSRTGSEKLLNEWGSKMAQKALKALLHALSRG; this is encoded by the coding sequence ATGTGGCGTTTTCTGTTGTTGTCAGGCGTGCTGCTTTGCACAGTGCAGGTTGCCACGGCCGATGAGCAGTGCGCAGCATTGTTTTTTAAAGGCCAGTTGCCAAGGGATTTGCAGAGTGGGGACTGGGGCCAGCAGGCGTTTCTTTGCAACGCAGAGTATGCAGCAATGGTCTCATCGAGAACAAAAAGCCCTTTGTGGTCTGCAGAAGATTTAACAGCAGAAAATGTTGAAGCAGCACGAAACACAAATAGAATTAATGATTCCCGCGAGGATCCACGCCTTACAAGAGGTATGAGAGCAACGCTGCAAGACTACCGTGATGTTGGGTATGACCGCGGGCACATGACCCCTAGCGGGGACGAACCGGGCGCAGAGGCGCAGGACCAATCCTTTTTTCTGAGTAATATTGTCCCGCAGACGGCTGAACTTAATCGCGGGCCTTGGGAAGGTGTTGAAAGCGCCGTGAGAGGGTGGGCCGAGCAGGAAGGGGAATTGTTTGTTGTAACAGGGCCGGGATACGATCCGGACCATCTGGCTGCAACCGTCGGTATACACTCAATCCCTGTGCCAGACGTTATATGGAAGGCAGTGTATGACCCTGCCGGGCCTGGAGCGGGTGTTTATATTTGTACAAACACACATAAGCCCCAGTGCAAAATCACATCCGTGGCAACGCTTACGCAATTGGTTGGGATTGATCCGTTTCCGGCTTTGTCAGAAAGTTTGAAAAATCAAGTGTCATCTATGCCGCCAATTCGTGAAAGCCCGCATGCGGTCAAGAGCAGAACTGGCTCAGAGAAATTGCTTAATGAATGGGGAAGCAAAATGGCCCAGAAAGCTTTGAAAGCGCTTTTGCATGCGTTGTCGAGAGGATGA
- the galE gene encoding UDP-glucose 4-epimerase GalE — protein sequence MRYLVTGGAGFIGSHVALTLLDAGHDVVILDNLSTGHRKAIPSGAQFEHIDLVDSSAVDRLVAQGPWDAVLHFAAISLVGASMAEPYHYLRQNTLTSLNLIDACTKYGVKRFVFSSTAALFGGVDRLPPIPDNALVDPGSPYGESKFFVERALLWADRIHGMKHACLRYFNAAGSDISGRLGEDHRPETHLIPLAIDAMLGRRPPLKLFGHDYPTPDGTCIRDYIHVADLADAHISVIDQICDRSVTYNLGNGKGYSNLEIIQSVERVSGRSVPWEWAARREGDPSVLTADFSRIHQETGWQPKINDIDTIVGSALRWRENHPNGYSD from the coding sequence ATGCGTTACCTCGTCACGGGCGGTGCCGGATTTATCGGGAGCCACGTCGCACTCACCCTTCTTGATGCCGGCCACGATGTTGTCATTCTCGACAATCTAAGCACTGGGCACCGCAAGGCAATTCCAAGCGGCGCTCAGTTCGAGCACATTGATCTTGTAGATTCATCAGCGGTCGACAGACTTGTCGCGCAAGGGCCTTGGGACGCCGTTTTGCACTTTGCGGCTATTTCGCTCGTAGGGGCATCCATGGCCGAGCCCTATCATTATCTGCGCCAAAATACGCTCACATCACTTAATCTCATAGATGCTTGCACAAAGTATGGTGTCAAACGCTTCGTATTTTCTTCGACTGCGGCACTTTTTGGCGGAGTAGATCGTCTTCCACCGATACCGGATAATGCGTTAGTCGATCCAGGCTCCCCGTATGGAGAAAGCAAATTTTTCGTTGAACGTGCACTATTATGGGCAGATCGTATTCACGGAATGAAGCACGCTTGCCTTCGCTATTTCAACGCTGCTGGCTCAGATATCAGCGGACGCTTGGGCGAAGACCACAGGCCCGAAACGCACCTTATTCCGCTGGCCATTGATGCAATGCTTGGGCGCCGCCCTCCCCTGAAACTTTTTGGGCATGATTACCCCACACCGGATGGAACCTGCATCCGAGATTACATTCACGTTGCGGACCTCGCGGATGCCCATATAAGCGTTATTGACCAGATTTGTGATCGCTCCGTGACCTATAATCTGGGCAATGGCAAAGGGTATAGTAACCTTGAAATTATCCAGAGCGTCGAGCGTGTGTCTGGCAGGAGCGTACCTTGGGAGTGGGCAGCGCGTCGTGAGGGGGATCCGAGCGTTCTAACTGCGGATTTTTCGAGAATTCATCAAGAAACGGGATGGCAGCCCAAAATTAACGACATAGACACTATTGTCGGCAGCGCCCTACGTTGGCGTGAAAACCATCCAAACGGTTACAGTGACTAG
- a CDS encoding phosphate-starvation-inducible PsiE family protein, with amino-acid sequence MENIPGFTFFAKAFDYFEELAMLILTVSISVVACVGLFHVVVAVIRMLMQTGLNPTSPDVLQALFGMFFTVLIALEFKHSILVMPDAQAHSLTRMRSVLLIGMMATVRKFIVLDLNGINVPEMVALSGAVLALGIVYWLVRLKIGQSSAS; translated from the coding sequence GTGGAAAACATACCGGGCTTTACGTTCTTTGCCAAAGCCTTCGATTACTTCGAGGAGTTGGCAATGCTTATCTTGACGGTCAGCATCTCTGTCGTGGCATGCGTGGGGCTGTTCCACGTCGTAGTGGCTGTAATCCGAATGCTCATGCAAACAGGGTTAAATCCGACAAGTCCAGACGTTTTGCAGGCTCTTTTTGGAATGTTCTTTACAGTGCTTATAGCGCTTGAATTTAAACACTCCATACTGGTGATGCCAGACGCACAAGCTCACAGTCTTACGCGTATGCGCTCAGTTCTTCTGATTGGCATGATGGCGACCGTTCGTAAGTTTATCGTGCTGGATCTGAACGGTATTAATGTGCCAGAGATGGTCGCTCTGTCGGGCGCTGTGTTGGCTCTGGGTATTGTGTATTGGTTGGTGCGCCTAAAAATAGGTCAGAGTTCAGCGTCTTAG
- a CDS encoding pirin family protein has translation MIELRPFASLGHANHGWLDANHHFSFANYYDPQRTHWGDLRVWNDDTIAAGTGFGKHPHKNMEIITYVREGAITHEDSLGNKGRTEAGDVQVMSAGTGVFHSEHNLEDTTTRLFQIWILPNRNGHAPSWGTRSFPKGERSNQFTILASGFEQDTDALRIHADARVIGATIRKGETIEYPLGEQRLGYLVPATGSVEIEGTHVQTRDGAAISQTKILKVRALEDAEVVLVDTAYNV, from the coding sequence ATGATCGAACTACGCCCTTTTGCATCTTTGGGTCACGCCAACCATGGCTGGCTCGACGCCAACCACCACTTTTCATTTGCCAATTACTACGATCCACAGCGCACCCATTGGGGCGACCTGCGCGTGTGGAATGATGACACCATCGCTGCAGGAACAGGCTTCGGTAAACATCCGCACAAGAACATGGAAATTATCACCTATGTACGCGAAGGTGCCATTACCCATGAAGACAGCCTTGGCAATAAAGGTCGTACAGAGGCTGGGGACGTTCAGGTAATGTCCGCCGGGACAGGCGTCTTCCACAGCGAACACAATCTGGAAGATACAACCACGCGCCTGTTCCAAATTTGGATTTTACCCAACAGAAATGGCCACGCTCCATCTTGGGGCACCCGCAGCTTTCCCAAAGGAGAACGCTCTAATCAGTTTACTATTTTGGCCTCGGGATTTGAGCAAGACACTGACGCGCTGCGTATCCACGCAGATGCGAGAGTTATCGGAGCCACTATCCGTAAAGGTGAAACCATCGAGTACCCTCTTGGCGAACAGCGCTTGGGATATTTAGTCCCTGCTACAGGTTCGGTTGAAATTGAGGGGACGCATGTTCAAACGCGTGACGGGGCTGCAATTTCGCAGACCAAAATCTTGAAAGTACGCGCTTTGGAAGATGCAGAAGTTGTGCTCGTGGACACAGCCTACAACGTATAA
- a CDS encoding LysR family transcriptional regulator — translation MRLPDFEGWAIFAKVAERGSFTRAADELQLSKPTVSKAVSRLEQSLGVALFSRNSRQMSLTEVGRSLIGHANRIIAEAEAAENEAKGGTLSPSGLIRVTAPMAFGIKHIAPLLPEFLTQYPDIDVNIDFSDSLVDLVAEGYDVALRIASLADSALRVRRLCGVRLMLVAAPQYLEQIGYPKHPRELADFKSFVYTNNSAPGMLRLRHQISGREHVLAQQARMRSDNAEAFLPAVEAGLGFGLFPEFMIWEGLRDGRLIEILPEWRVSDIALYLVMSGSALRPVRVSAFLDYMTKAFEEPLWCQR, via the coding sequence ATGCGATTGCCAGATTTCGAGGGATGGGCGATTTTTGCAAAAGTGGCCGAACGCGGATCTTTTACGCGCGCCGCAGATGAATTGCAGCTTTCCAAGCCTACGGTATCCAAAGCCGTAAGCCGTTTGGAGCAATCGCTTGGTGTTGCGCTGTTCAGTAGAAACTCACGGCAGATGTCTTTGACAGAAGTGGGGCGCTCACTCATAGGGCATGCTAACCGTATCATTGCCGAAGCTGAAGCGGCAGAGAATGAGGCAAAAGGGGGAACGCTCAGCCCGTCAGGTCTTATTCGAGTGACCGCGCCAATGGCGTTTGGTATCAAACACATCGCACCGCTCTTGCCCGAATTTTTGACCCAGTACCCAGATATAGACGTCAATATCGATTTTAGTGACTCGTTGGTCGATCTTGTCGCGGAAGGCTACGACGTTGCATTGCGTATAGCATCTTTGGCAGATTCAGCCCTACGTGTGCGGCGGCTCTGTGGTGTTAGATTGATGCTTGTGGCTGCCCCGCAATATCTTGAGCAGATTGGCTATCCCAAACATCCGAGGGAGCTCGCTGATTTTAAGAGCTTTGTTTACACTAATAATTCAGCGCCGGGCATGTTGCGCCTCAGGCACCAGATTAGCGGGCGCGAGCATGTGCTGGCCCAGCAAGCGCGTATGAGATCGGACAACGCAGAAGCATTTCTTCCAGCTGTAGAGGCGGGGCTCGGTTTTGGTTTGTTTCCTGAATTTATGATTTGGGAAGGGCTGCGCGATGGCAGGCTTATTGAAATTTTACCAGAATGGCGGGTGTCTGATATCGCCCTGTATCTGGTCATGTCGGGAAGCGCGCTACGCCCTGTCAGGGTGTCTGCTTTTCTGGACTACATGACAAAAGCTTTTGAAGAGCCGTTATGGTGTCAGCGGTGA
- a CDS encoding phospholipase C: protein MLSVFSVGAVCAADGDFDWQSGTPSPEVHDRARSFPTRTPIKHLVVIYQENVSFDHYFGTYPHAANPTGEPSFTASEHTPTVNNLRSSNLLSQNPNTNPANGSGAALPFRLDRSQASTADQNHAYTAEQRAYDNGNADLFPLYTGRGSSGGVGAFGTSGQVLGYYDGNTVTAYWHYAQRFAMSDNSYSDTYGPSTPGALEVVSGQTNGLKIRMTSAKPATATKSSAFVDDGQGGYTMINDIDPSYDVCSSATDQGSMTGHNIGDLLNQRGITWGGFMGGFNLGAVNTDGSTSCQRSTYSTIVSQNVADYIPHHNWFQYYASTSNPTHARPVSMHSVGYSIVPDSQQTEPANHEYDLEDFYSAVKVHNFPAVSFVKMPAYQDGHAGYSDPLDEQSGVVKLINFIQKRPEWRDTAVIIAYDDSDGWYDHAYTTPTRSSFASVDQVNGNAVCGTGEAPKGVQGKPVNGRCGPGTRLPLIVVSPWARTNFVGHKLTSQASVPKFIEDNWLDGKRLGQGSFDAKAGSLDELFDFSQDPQTGTLILDENTGDIKHNGEHHPHHDPAGNDNPPAPPAPQGGLWGFLSGLLPSWLLAFFN from the coding sequence ATGCTCAGCGTGTTCAGTGTGGGTGCAGTATGCGCGGCTGATGGCGACTTTGATTGGCAAAGTGGTACGCCCAGCCCGGAGGTGCATGACCGTGCTCGTTCGTTTCCAACACGTACACCGATCAAGCACTTAGTCGTCATATATCAAGAGAACGTCTCGTTTGACCATTACTTCGGGACTTACCCCCACGCGGCAAACCCGACTGGTGAACCCTCTTTTACAGCTTCAGAACATACCCCAACTGTAAATAATCTTCGTTCGTCAAATTTGCTGTCTCAAAACCCCAACACTAATCCGGCAAATGGAAGCGGCGCTGCACTGCCGTTTCGCCTGGATCGTTCTCAGGCCAGCACAGCTGACCAGAACCACGCATACACAGCCGAGCAGCGTGCCTACGATAATGGCAACGCCGATTTATTCCCCCTTTATACGGGGCGTGGTTCGTCTGGCGGAGTGGGGGCATTTGGCACCTCCGGGCAGGTTCTTGGATATTATGATGGCAACACTGTAACGGCGTATTGGCATTACGCTCAGCGTTTCGCGATGAGCGATAACAGCTACAGCGACACTTACGGCCCTTCAACGCCGGGTGCATTAGAGGTTGTGTCAGGGCAAACGAACGGCCTGAAAATCCGTATGACTTCAGCCAAGCCCGCTACGGCTACGAAGTCATCTGCCTTTGTGGATGACGGGCAGGGCGGTTATACAATGATCAACGATATTGACCCGTCTTACGACGTTTGTTCGTCGGCGACGGATCAAGGAAGCATGACTGGCCACAATATCGGTGATCTATTGAATCAGCGCGGTATCACGTGGGGCGGCTTCATGGGGGGGTTCAACCTTGGCGCCGTCAATACGGACGGGTCCACGTCGTGCCAGCGTTCAACCTACTCTACCATCGTTTCTCAGAATGTTGCGGATTACATTCCGCACCATAACTGGTTCCAATATTACGCATCCACATCTAACCCGACACATGCACGCCCAGTTTCGATGCATTCTGTTGGCTATAGTATCGTTCCGGACTCGCAGCAGACAGAACCAGCTAACCACGAATACGATCTGGAAGATTTTTATTCCGCAGTTAAAGTTCACAACTTCCCGGCCGTATCTTTCGTGAAAATGCCGGCGTATCAGGATGGCCATGCTGGCTATTCAGATCCGCTTGATGAGCAGTCAGGCGTTGTGAAGCTGATCAACTTTATCCAGAAACGTCCTGAGTGGCGTGATACAGCTGTCATCATCGCCTATGATGACTCTGACGGTTGGTACGACCATGCATATACTACGCCCACACGTAGTTCATTTGCATCCGTTGATCAGGTGAATGGTAATGCCGTCTGCGGCACAGGCGAAGCACCAAAAGGCGTGCAAGGAAAACCTGTCAACGGGCGCTGCGGGCCAGGAACGCGTCTTCCTCTTATCGTGGTTTCTCCGTGGGCGCGTACGAATTTTGTCGGCCATAAGTTGACGTCACAGGCTTCTGTTCCAAAGTTTATCGAAGATAACTGGCTTGACGGAAAACGTCTGGGTCAGGGCTCGTTCGATGCAAAGGCCGGGTCGCTGGACGAGTTGTTTGATTTTAGTCAGGACCCGCAAACAGGGACTCTCATCCTTGACGAGAACACAGGCGATATCAAGCATAACGGAGAGCATCACCCGCACCATGACCCGGCAGGAAATGACAACCCACCCGCACCACCAGCGCCGCAAGGCGGATTGTGGGGCTTTCTGTCAGGGCTGTTACCATCTTGGCTTTTGGCCTTTTTTAACTAA